A single region of the Octopus bimaculoides isolate UCB-OBI-ISO-001 chromosome 6, ASM119413v2, whole genome shotgun sequence genome encodes:
- the LOC106871476 gene encoding 14-3-3 protein epsilon-like (The RefSeq protein has 1 substitution, 1 frameshift compared to this genomic sequence): protein MSDREQMVYKAKLAEQAERYDEMVESMKEVADQGIELSVEERNLLSVAYKNVIGARRASWRIVSSLEQKEEAKGSEQRVNLIRAYREKIEGELQDICNDVLAVLDKKLLTNASTGESRVFYYKMKGDYHRYLAEFATGEERKDAADNSLLAYKAASEYALKDLPPTHPIRLGLALNFSVFYYEIFNTPDRACRLAKCAFDEAIAELDTLSEESYKDSTLIMQLLRDNLTLWTSDMQAEDCEHKAEGNQNVRQRKCHKQQPI, encoded by the exons aAATGGTGGAAAGCATGAAAGAGGTGGCCGACCAGGGGATTGAATTATCTGTGGAGGAAAGAAACCTTTTATCAGTTGCATATAAAAATGTGATAGGTGCTCGTCGAGCCTCCTGGAGAATTGTCAGCAGTCTAGAGCAAAAGGAAGAAGCTAAAGGCAGTGAACAGCGAGTAAATTTGATTAGAGCCTACAGAGAAAAG ATTGAAGGTGAACTTCAAGATATTTGCAATGATGTTTTAGCTGTTTTGGATAAGAAACTTTTAACTAATGCTTCAACTGGAGAATCTAGAGTGTTTTATTACAAAAT gAAAGGTGATTACCATCGCTACTTGGCAGAATTTGCCACTGGGGAGGAGAGGAAGGACGCTGCTGACAATAGTTTACTTGCCTACAAGGCGGCAAGTGAATATGCCTTAAAGGACCTACCTCCCACCCACCCGATACGATTAGGCTTGGCACTCAATTTCTCTGTCTTCTATTATGAGATCTTCAATACACCTGACCGTGCTTGTCGATTGGCCAAGTGTGCatttgatgaagcaattgctgagCTGGATACGCTGAGTGAAGAGAGCTACAAAGATTCCACCCTTATAATGCAGCTACTGAGAGACAACCTCACTCTCTGGACATCAGATATGCAGGCTGAAG atTGTGAACATAAAGCTGAGGG CAACCAGAAGGTGAGACAGAGGAAGTGTCATAAACAGCAACCCATTTAG
- the LOC106871476 gene encoding 14-3-3 protein epsilon-like isoform X1: MSDREQMVYKAKLAEQAERYDEMVESMKEVADQGIELSVEERNLLSVAYKNVIGARRASWRIVSSLEQKEEAKGSEQRVNLIRAYREKIEGELQDICNDVLAVLDKKLLTNASTGESRVFYYKMKGDYHRYLAEFATGEERKDAADNSLLAYKAASEYALKDLPPTHPIRLGLALNFSVFYYEIFNTPDRACRLAKCAFDEAIAELDTLSEESYKDSTLIMQLLRDNLTLWTSDMQAEDCEHKAEGQPEGETEEVS, translated from the exons aAATGGTGGAAAGCATGAAAGAGGTGGCCGACCAGGGGATTGAATTATCTGTGGAGGAAAGAAACCTTTTATCAGTTGCATATAAAAATGTGATAGGTGCTCGTCGAGCCTCCTGGAGAATTGTCAGCAGTCTAGAGCAAAAGGAAGAAGCTAAAGGCAGTGAACAGCGAGTAAATTTGATTAGAGCCTACAGAGAAAAG ATTGAAGGTGAACTTCAAGATATTTGCAATGATGTTTTAGCTGTTTTGGATAAGAAACTTTTAACTAATGCTTCAACTGGAGAATCTAGAGTGTTTTATTACAAAAT gAAAGGTGATTACCATCGCTACTTGGCAGAATTTGCCACTGGGGAGGAGAGGAAGGACGCTGCTGACAATAGTTTACTTGCCTACAAGGCGGCAAGTGAATATGCCTTAAAGGACCTACCTCCCACCCACCCGATACGATTAGGCTTGGCACTCAATTTCTCTGTCTTCTATTATGAGATCTTCAATACACCTGACCGTGCTTGTCGATTGGCCAAGTGTGCatttgatgaagcaattgctgagCTGGATACGCTGAGTGAAGAGAGCTACAAAGATTCCACCCTTATAATGCAGCTACTGAGAGACAACCTCACTCTCTGGACATCAGATATGCAGGCTGAAG atTGTGAACATAAAGCTGAGGGGCAACCAGAAGGTGAGACAGAGGAAGTGTCATAA